The proteins below come from a single Micromonospora citrea genomic window:
- a CDS encoding replication initiator, whose protein sequence is MRKPLAKDALKQLAEENGVCVRPLALRRTDTATGLTEVVEVPCGATLAVKCKPCAERGRRLRIQQIREGWHLADEPAVRPDKPGEDVLALVRVRAHLEFEREALHYQPMTPDERAAQIADVDAAIAELDEALAETSLRGHLTPKERDERPRRKRSTRRRQDSPDLPRLPVDPRTVGRAYSGKAGKTHRPSMLVTLTLGSHGPVHSHLRRGAYVAPCECGQRHGPYDDVLGTPVDPTSYDYRRAALDSIHFARVLDRWWQNVRRAAGWNVQYAGAVELQRRLAPHAHFAIRGTLPRRLLKQIAAATYHQVWWPRFDELVYPVDKPPVWDVDQQAYVDPKTREPLTTWGEALDALEEPDSRPAYVARLGRIDARGIEQGSKDAERSIRYVTKYVTKDLTDQARPRSDAQKAHFDRLHAELSVLPCSPTCANWLLYGVQPDGVKAGLTPGRCTGKVHQRSTLGFTGRRVLVSRQWSGKTLADHRADNRSWVRAILAGGMADTPEHDQTADETDGPKRYRFELARPEDPDVPPLEHRLLRAISARIRWRADLDTARLRTAAAVSATDQPAALAA, encoded by the coding sequence ATGCGCAAGCCCCTGGCGAAGGACGCGCTCAAGCAGCTCGCCGAAGAGAACGGCGTGTGCGTCCGGCCCCTGGCGCTGCGCCGTACCGACACTGCCACCGGCCTGACCGAGGTAGTGGAGGTGCCCTGCGGGGCGACCCTCGCCGTCAAGTGCAAGCCCTGCGCGGAACGGGGCCGGCGGCTGCGCATCCAACAGATCCGCGAGGGCTGGCACCTCGCCGACGAACCCGCCGTCCGCCCCGACAAGCCCGGTGAAGACGTGCTCGCCCTGGTCCGGGTCCGGGCACACCTGGAGTTCGAACGGGAAGCGCTGCACTACCAGCCGATGACCCCCGACGAGCGGGCCGCGCAGATCGCCGACGTAGACGCCGCGATCGCGGAGCTGGATGAAGCGCTCGCCGAAACCAGCCTGCGCGGGCACCTGACCCCCAAGGAACGCGACGAGCGGCCACGACGCAAGCGGTCGACCCGGCGGCGGCAGGACTCCCCAGACCTGCCACGCCTGCCGGTCGACCCGCGCACGGTCGGCCGCGCCTACTCCGGGAAGGCAGGCAAGACGCACCGGCCGTCGATGCTCGTCACGCTGACGCTCGGCTCGCACGGGCCGGTGCACTCGCACCTTCGGCGCGGCGCCTACGTCGCCCCCTGCGAGTGCGGCCAGCGACACGGCCCGTATGACGACGTGCTTGGCACCCCCGTCGACCCGACCAGCTACGACTACCGGCGCGCAGCCCTGGACTCGATCCACTTCGCGCGGGTCCTCGACCGGTGGTGGCAGAACGTCCGCCGCGCCGCCGGCTGGAACGTCCAGTACGCCGGAGCAGTCGAACTGCAACGACGCCTCGCCCCACACGCGCACTTCGCCATCCGCGGCACCCTGCCCCGCCGGCTGCTCAAACAGATCGCGGCAGCCACCTACCACCAGGTGTGGTGGCCACGGTTCGACGAACTGGTCTACCCGGTCGACAAGCCTCCGGTCTGGGACGTCGACCAGCAGGCGTACGTCGACCCCAAGACGCGCGAGCCGCTGACCACCTGGGGCGAAGCCCTCGACGCCCTAGAGGAACCCGACAGCCGCCCCGCCTACGTCGCCCGGCTCGGCCGGATCGACGCACGCGGCATCGAGCAGGGCAGCAAGGACGCTGAACGGTCGATCCGGTACGTGACCAAGTACGTCACCAAGGATCTGACCGACCAGGCCCGGCCCCGCTCGGACGCGCAGAAGGCGCACTTCGACCGCCTCCACGCGGAGCTGTCCGTCCTGCCGTGCTCGCCGACGTGCGCGAACTGGCTGCTGTACGGAGTCCAGCCGGACGGCGTCAAGGCCGGCTTGACCCCCGGCCGCTGCACCGGGAAGGTCCACCAACGCTCCACCCTCGGCTTCACCGGCCGCCGCGTCCTCGTCTCCCGGCAGTGGTCCGGCAAGACCCTCGCCGACCACCGCGCCGACAACCGGTCCTGGGTCCGCGCCATCCTCGCCGGCGGCATGGCCGACACCCCCGAACACGACCAGACCGCCGACGAGACGGACGGACCGAAGCGCTACCGGTTCGAACTCGCCCGACCCGAAGACCCGGACGTGCCGCCCCTGGAACACCGCCTCCTGCGGGCGATCTCCGCCCGCATCCGCTGGCGTGCAGACCTCGACACCGCCCGGCTACGAACAGCCGCCGCCGTTTCGGCAACCGATCAACCCGCCGCGCTCGCGGCCTGA
- a CDS encoding helix-turn-helix domain-containing protein, with the protein MSIVVPFAPRQAGPRAGDVAPGDYPPRPVRAVYTVKEVAALLSLSVSSAYALVRAGQIPAERLGRRWVVPRSRFHAWLDGASGELPATGTDAPRGGW; encoded by the coding sequence TTGTCCATCGTCGTGCCGTTCGCGCCTCGGCAGGCCGGGCCTCGTGCTGGCGACGTCGCCCCCGGCGACTACCCGCCCCGGCCGGTCCGGGCCGTCTACACGGTCAAGGAAGTGGCCGCGCTGCTGTCCCTGTCGGTCAGCTCGGCCTATGCCCTGGTCCGGGCGGGTCAGATCCCGGCCGAGCGGCTGGGGCGGCGCTGGGTGGTGCCGCGTAGCCGTTTCCACGCCTGGCTGGACGGTGCCTCCGGTGAGCTTCCGGCAACGGGTACCGACGCGCCGCGCGGGGGCTGGTGA
- a CDS encoding tyrosine-type recombinase/integrase has product MGFVSKTPAGTYRANWRDSADRQKAKTFRTKKEANAFLAEVEGALNRGTYVDPHAGRMRFGEFVTRWLAGRSVEARTAERTQSMLRAHLLPQWADWPLAKIDYLAVQEWVTNLGRTLAPSTTAKHLGMLSMIMQTAIRARLIAVNPCEGVRVPRNRAREARAGTISREAFFGRLLPAVPAEHRAIVCAAAGAGLRWGECAGLPWEAVDLDRGLLHVAQVAVETHGGVLLRAYPKTRAGVRTVPMPPFLVDELRRRCGAAVPDARALVFADRDGGPQRRSNFRRRVWLPSLVRAGLLGRVAEVAPGRWAASWPDRDGREQRAEFADEAAAVAHVAASAFGGLRFHDLRHSYITWLVTDGVPVNVVRRVVGHEKASTTLNRYTHTPDDYADRVRLTFADDSLTFRPAPRLTDPGNTALPGPEAHSGKGRPPSGGDGGRREVRLRGGRAEPTQRSRGVQPPRVCCRTAYERLS; this is encoded by the coding sequence GTGGGCTTCGTAAGCAAGACGCCGGCCGGGACGTACCGGGCGAACTGGCGGGACTCGGCCGACCGGCAGAAGGCGAAGACGTTCCGCACCAAGAAGGAGGCGAACGCCTTCCTGGCCGAGGTGGAGGGCGCGCTCAACCGAGGGACGTACGTCGACCCGCACGCGGGACGGATGCGGTTCGGCGAGTTCGTGACGCGCTGGCTCGCCGGGCGGTCGGTGGAGGCGCGGACGGCCGAGCGAACGCAGTCGATGCTGCGGGCTCACCTGCTGCCGCAGTGGGCGGACTGGCCGTTGGCGAAGATCGACTACCTGGCGGTACAGGAGTGGGTCACCAACCTTGGCCGAACTCTGGCGCCGTCGACGACGGCGAAGCACCTCGGGATGCTGTCGATGATCATGCAGACGGCGATCCGGGCGCGCCTGATCGCGGTGAACCCGTGCGAGGGGGTGCGGGTGCCGCGTAACCGGGCGCGGGAGGCTCGCGCCGGCACGATCAGCCGGGAGGCGTTCTTCGGCCGGCTGCTGCCCGCCGTGCCGGCCGAACACCGGGCGATCGTCTGCGCCGCCGCCGGGGCGGGACTGCGCTGGGGCGAGTGCGCGGGCCTGCCATGGGAAGCGGTCGACCTCGATCGGGGGTTGCTGCACGTCGCCCAGGTGGCGGTGGAAACCCACGGCGGGGTGCTGCTGCGGGCGTACCCGAAGACTCGGGCCGGCGTGCGGACGGTGCCGATGCCGCCGTTCCTCGTCGACGAGCTGCGGCGGCGATGCGGGGCCGCGGTGCCGGACGCGCGGGCGTTGGTCTTCGCCGACCGGGACGGCGGGCCGCAGCGGCGGTCGAACTTCCGGCGGCGGGTGTGGCTGCCGTCGCTGGTGCGGGCCGGGCTGCTCGGCCGGGTGGCCGAGGTGGCGCCGGGCCGGTGGGCGGCGTCGTGGCCGGACCGGGACGGCCGAGAGCAGCGGGCGGAGTTCGCCGACGAGGCTGCGGCGGTGGCGCACGTGGCGGCCTCGGCGTTCGGCGGGCTGCGGTTCCACGACCTGCGGCACTCGTACATCACGTGGCTGGTGACGGACGGGGTGCCGGTCAACGTGGTGCGGCGGGTGGTGGGGCACGAGAAGGCGTCAACGACGCTCAATCGTTATACGCACACCCCGGACGACTACGCCGACCGGGTCCGGCTGACGTTCGCTGACGATTCGCTGACTTTCCGCCCGGCACCCCGCCTGACGGACCCGGGAAACACGGCTTTACCTGGGCCGGAAGCCCACTCCGGAAAGGGACGACCCCCGTCGGGGGGAGACGGGGGTCGTCGGGAGGTTCGGCTCCGGGGGGGTCGAGCCGAACCCACTCAGCGGTCACGGGGGGTGCAACCGCCGAGGGTCTGCTGTCGTACGGCATATGAACGCCTGTCGTAA
- a CDS encoding HAD family hydrolase: MGRSAAFFDLDKTVIAKSSALAFGRPFYRDGLITRRDVVKSAYAQLMFRLGGTDEQTMARTRDYLAALCKGWQVEQVRQIVAETLHELINPYVYAEAAALIEEHQAAGRDVVLVSASGDEMVRPIGALLGVTDVIATRMGVVDGRYSGEVEFYAAGPSKVEAVSELAAERGYDLADSYAYSDSYSDRPLLECVGHPSVVNPDRQLRRLAVENSWPVLEFRHPIPLGRRLRERPAVPVAAAALGVGVGVAIGIAWYGRHRRTRVTPTPA; encoded by the coding sequence GTGGGCCGAAGTGCCGCTTTTTTCGATCTGGACAAGACCGTCATCGCCAAGTCGAGCGCCCTGGCGTTCGGTCGGCCGTTCTACCGGGACGGTCTGATCACCCGGCGTGACGTGGTCAAGTCGGCGTACGCGCAGCTGATGTTCCGGCTGGGCGGCACCGACGAGCAGACCATGGCCAGGACCCGGGACTATCTCGCCGCGCTCTGCAAGGGCTGGCAGGTCGAGCAGGTCCGCCAGATCGTGGCGGAGACGCTGCACGAGCTGATCAACCCCTACGTGTACGCCGAGGCCGCCGCCCTCATCGAGGAGCACCAGGCGGCCGGGCGGGACGTCGTGCTGGTCTCCGCCTCCGGCGATGAGATGGTCCGGCCGATCGGGGCGCTGCTCGGGGTGACCGACGTGATCGCCACTCGGATGGGCGTGGTGGACGGCCGCTACAGCGGCGAGGTCGAGTTCTACGCGGCCGGCCCGAGCAAGGTCGAGGCGGTCAGCGAGCTGGCCGCCGAGCGCGGGTACGACCTGGCCGACTCGTACGCCTACTCCGACTCGTACAGCGACCGCCCGCTGCTGGAGTGCGTCGGCCACCCCTCGGTGGTCAACCCGGACCGGCAGCTGCGCCGGCTCGCGGTGGAGAACTCCTGGCCGGTGCTGGAGTTCCGGCACCCGATCCCGCTGGGCCGACGGCTGCGCGAGCGCCCGGCCGTCCCGGTCGCGGCGGCGGCGCTGGGGGTGGGCGTGGGCGTCGCCATCGGCATCGCCTGGTACGGCCGCCACCGCCGCACCCGCGTCACCCCCACACCCGCCTGA
- a CDS encoding oxidoreductase translates to MTADPLAPLLALADIAPAVERARERFDQALGHRALRRHGGQVAAEVSLRSAVASAALEGYAHEREAVRAGTVTEPVVQGALRVAGALPGLSELWPKAPRQALAKLHVLAARDVVAEAELGRPVADPVVAARLDGLAGLVAGGTKVSPLVLAAVVHGELLNLRPFAGPSGVVARGAARLVLLSSGLDPRGLLAVDVGHREREPEYVGSAGAFATGTPDGLRSWLRHYMSAVEVGADQLTTIGDEILAAA, encoded by the coding sequence GTGACCGCAGACCCGCTCGCCCCGCTGCTCGCGCTCGCCGACATCGCACCCGCCGTCGAGCGGGCCCGCGAGCGCTTCGACCAGGCGCTGGGGCACCGCGCCCTGCGCCGCCACGGCGGCCAGGTCGCGGCCGAGGTCAGCCTCCGGTCCGCGGTGGCGAGCGCGGCCCTGGAGGGGTACGCCCACGAGCGCGAGGCCGTCCGCGCCGGGACCGTGACCGAGCCGGTGGTCCAGGGCGCGCTGCGGGTCGCCGGTGCGCTGCCCGGCCTGTCCGAGCTCTGGCCGAAGGCGCCCCGGCAGGCGCTGGCGAAGCTGCACGTGCTGGCCGCCCGGGACGTCGTGGCCGAGGCCGAGCTGGGCCGGCCCGTCGCCGACCCGGTGGTCGCCGCGCGGCTGGACGGCCTGGCCGGGCTCGTGGCCGGCGGCACGAAGGTCTCCCCGCTGGTGCTGGCCGCCGTCGTGCACGGCGAGCTGCTGAACCTGCGCCCCTTCGCCGGGCCGTCCGGGGTGGTGGCGCGCGGCGCCGCCCGGCTGGTGCTGCTGTCCAGCGGGCTCGACCCGCGCGGCCTGCTCGCCGTCGACGTCGGCCACCGCGAGCGCGAGCCCGAGTACGTCGGCTCGGCCGGCGCGTTCGCCACCGGCACCCCCGACGGGCTGCGCTCCTGGCTGCGGCACTACATGTCGGCCGTGGAGGTCGGAGCCGACCAGCTCACCACCATCGGCGACGAGATCCTCGCCGCCGCCTGA
- the acs gene encoding acetate--CoA ligase, which yields MSEALANLLNETRQFPPPAELAANANVTADAYAEADGDRLAFWERQAGRLTWARQWDQVLDWSNPPFAKWFVGGQLNVAYNCLDRHVEAGLGDKVAIHWEGEPGDTRTITYAELHRLTCQAANALTDLGVTAGDRVAIYLPMIPEAAVAMLACARIGATHSVVFGGFSADALTNRIQDASAKVVITADGGYRRGKPSALKPTVDEAVANCPSIEHVLVVRRTGEEVAWSGRDRWWHETVETASTEHAAQPFDAEHPLFILYTSGTTARPKGILHTTGGYLTQTSYTTHAVFDLKPETDVYWCTADIGWVTGHSYIVYGPLSNGATQVMYEGTPDTPHKGRFWEIVDKYKVSILYTAPTLIRTMMKWGEDIPAGYDLSSLRLLGSVGEPINPEAWMWYRQHVGRGELPIVDTWWQTETGSIMISPLPGVTETKPGSAMTPLPGINADVVDDQGQSVPNGGGGYLVLREPWPSMLRTIWGDDDRFVETYWSRFEGMYFAGDGAKRDDDGHIWLLGRVDDVMLVSGHNISTTEVESALVSHPSVAEAAVVGATDPTTGQAIVAFAIPRGSIDTAGEAGEKLIADLRNHVARTLGPIAKPRQIMLVPELPKTRSGKIMRRLLRDVAENRSLGDVTTLQDSSVMDLISSGMGGGRSDED from the coding sequence ATGAGCGAGGCATTGGCCAATCTGCTGAACGAGACGCGCCAGTTCCCGCCGCCGGCCGAACTCGCCGCGAACGCCAATGTCACCGCCGACGCGTACGCGGAGGCCGACGGGGACCGGTTGGCGTTCTGGGAGCGGCAGGCCGGGCGGCTGACCTGGGCCCGGCAGTGGGACCAGGTGCTCGACTGGTCGAACCCGCCGTTCGCGAAGTGGTTCGTCGGCGGGCAGCTCAACGTGGCGTACAACTGCCTGGACCGGCACGTCGAGGCCGGCCTGGGCGACAAGGTCGCCATCCACTGGGAGGGCGAGCCGGGCGACACCCGCACCATCACGTACGCCGAGCTGCACCGGCTGACCTGCCAGGCGGCGAACGCGCTGACGGACCTGGGCGTCACCGCCGGCGACCGGGTGGCCATCTACCTGCCGATGATCCCCGAGGCGGCGGTCGCGATGCTGGCCTGCGCCCGCATCGGGGCGACGCACAGCGTGGTCTTCGGTGGCTTCTCCGCCGACGCGCTGACCAACCGGATCCAGGACGCCAGCGCCAAGGTCGTGATCACCGCCGACGGCGGCTACCGCCGGGGCAAGCCGTCGGCGCTGAAGCCGACGGTGGACGAGGCGGTGGCCAACTGCCCGTCGATCGAGCACGTGCTGGTGGTGCGCCGCACGGGCGAGGAGGTTGCCTGGTCGGGCAGGGACCGCTGGTGGCACGAGACGGTCGAGACCGCCTCGACGGAGCACGCCGCGCAGCCGTTCGACGCCGAGCACCCGCTGTTCATCCTCTACACCAGCGGCACCACGGCCCGGCCGAAGGGCATCCTGCACACCACCGGCGGCTACCTCACCCAGACGTCGTACACGACGCACGCGGTCTTCGACCTTAAGCCGGAGACGGACGTCTACTGGTGCACGGCCGACATCGGCTGGGTGACCGGGCACTCCTACATCGTCTACGGTCCGCTCTCCAACGGCGCCACCCAGGTAATGTACGAGGGCACCCCGGACACCCCGCACAAGGGCCGGTTCTGGGAGATCGTCGACAAGTACAAGGTCAGCATCCTCTACACCGCCCCGACGCTGATCCGCACGATGATGAAGTGGGGCGAGGACATCCCCGCCGGCTACGACCTGTCCTCGCTGCGGCTGCTCGGCAGCGTCGGCGAGCCGATCAACCCCGAGGCCTGGATGTGGTACAGGCAGCACGTCGGCCGGGGTGAGCTGCCGATCGTCGACACCTGGTGGCAGACCGAGACCGGGTCGATCATGATCTCGCCGCTGCCGGGCGTCACCGAGACGAAGCCGGGCTCGGCGATGACGCCGCTGCCCGGGATCAACGCCGACGTGGTGGACGACCAGGGCCAGTCGGTGCCGAACGGCGGCGGTGGCTACCTGGTGCTGCGCGAGCCGTGGCCGTCGATGCTGCGCACCATCTGGGGCGACGACGACCGGTTCGTCGAGACGTACTGGTCGCGGTTCGAGGGCATGTACTTCGCCGGGGACGGCGCGAAGCGGGACGACGACGGGCACATCTGGCTGCTGGGCCGCGTCGACGACGTGATGCTGGTGTCGGGGCACAACATCTCCACCACCGAGGTGGAGTCGGCCCTGGTCTCGCACCCGTCGGTGGCCGAGGCGGCGGTGGTCGGCGCGACGGACCCGACCACGGGGCAGGCCATCGTGGCGTTCGCCATCCCGCGCGGCAGCATCGACACCGCGGGCGAGGCGGGCGAGAAGCTCATTGCCGACCTGCGCAACCACGTGGCGAGGACGCTCGGCCCGATCGCCAAGCCCCGGCAGATCATGCTGGTGCCGGAGCTGCCGAAGACCCGCTCCGGCAAGATCATGCGCCGGCTGCTGCGGGACGTGGCGGAGAACCGGTCGCTCGGCGACGTCACCACGCTCCAGGACTCCTCGGTGATGGACCTGATCTCGTCCGGGATGGGCGGCGGCAGGTCCGACGAGGACTGA
- a CDS encoding immune inhibitor A domain-containing protein, with amino-acid sequence MNKNPQSGSRRRLLVALPAIALAATSLTVTGGAAAAEPGPARAAIGADEYYINYAEPAVQPDSHGREVKGKGGVYAPAVEEARAYDRKFARGNPVTARQLARTEAEAIKTGKSPRQIKRAPGTQTAKLLTLLVEFNEQANDDFTDVMVPRTVFEDRSCVLGTVQNGPLHNNIPNPANLPREDNNSMWVPDFSPAHYDKMLYTSEGITERVRPDLTGPDGKPGISLAGRTMHNMYLEMSKGAYTVDGQASPWIKVPHSEGWYAASRCFQDENGNWVAGRQQSMNGHPDNPQGAGRLATDAIDTLARMDPDFPWADYDIEDQADRDGDGNLFEPDGVIDHLVLVHAGQGKSRGGGAEGTYAVWAHSSSIAGGYTIPGTDLQVSNYIVQPEDAGVGVFAHEFGHDLGLPDLYDTSGNADSDVDFWDLMASGSHSGEIFQALPTHMGLWDKWVLGWADPLTLAPGADPRDVQLGQTSRTPRGTQDGIKVDLPNKVITLATPHSGANMWYSGADQDWADVKIARQVAVPAAADAKFWMWNNFVIEADWDYGFVEVSTDGGATWAEQKVYDSTGKLVTTDDGYADPNGRMVDFGNKKYGLTGDTHGWRHDYVDLSAFAGQTVQIRLRYATDEAFVERGWFADDFSVTGGGATTWSDDVEGGADGWTATGGTFVDTTGAGWRIDGGTSVQAHYYLAEWRNFDGFDKGLKYGYDTVYSHEAWKVDRVSYNAPGMLVWYRDTTLGDVNHTTAQLTALPSYGAKGGLLIVDSHFDPYRRTGEAAVKDPSVLDNLPSRPQSANAAFSLNPTYPFRECLEAADEPYSEYCTDFGAQPAVPGFTDAKGWYPGIEIRDGAAYARDSDASVVIPSKGNERYTTRVTNPDGTPAPAYYGVTLGGGAIVLGTGNPGDQGVAYGVTITIKRTAKDNSYATVHVTPARS; translated from the coding sequence ATGAACAAAAATCCGCAATCCGGGTCGCGCCGACGCCTACTCGTCGCGCTACCCGCCATCGCCCTCGCGGCCACGTCACTGACCGTGACCGGCGGCGCGGCGGCGGCGGAGCCGGGCCCCGCCCGCGCCGCCATCGGCGCGGACGAGTACTACATCAACTACGCCGAGCCGGCGGTCCAGCCGGACAGCCACGGCCGCGAGGTCAAGGGCAAGGGCGGTGTGTACGCCCCGGCCGTCGAGGAGGCCCGGGCCTACGACCGGAAGTTCGCCCGCGGCAATCCGGTCACGGCCCGGCAGCTCGCCAGGACCGAGGCCGAGGCGATCAAGACGGGCAAGAGCCCACGGCAGATCAAGCGGGCCCCGGGCACGCAGACGGCCAAGCTGCTGACCCTGCTGGTCGAGTTCAACGAGCAGGCCAACGACGACTTCACCGACGTCATGGTCCCCAGGACGGTCTTCGAGGACCGGAGCTGTGTCCTCGGCACCGTGCAGAACGGGCCCCTGCACAACAACATCCCGAACCCGGCGAACCTGCCGCGCGAGGACAACAACTCGATGTGGGTGCCGGACTTCTCGCCGGCGCACTACGACAAGATGCTCTACACCTCCGAGGGCATCACCGAGCGGGTCCGCCCGGACCTGACGGGGCCGGACGGCAAGCCGGGGATCAGCCTGGCCGGTCGGACCATGCACAACATGTACCTGGAGATGTCCAAGGGCGCGTACACGGTCGACGGGCAGGCCAGCCCGTGGATCAAGGTGCCGCACTCCGAGGGCTGGTACGCGGCCTCGCGCTGCTTCCAGGACGAGAACGGCAACTGGGTCGCCGGGCGCCAGCAGTCGATGAACGGCCACCCGGACAACCCGCAGGGCGCGGGCCGGCTGGCCACCGACGCGATCGACACGCTCGCCAGGATGGACCCGGACTTCCCCTGGGCCGACTACGACATCGAGGACCAGGCCGACCGGGACGGCGACGGCAACCTCTTCGAACCGGACGGCGTGATCGACCACCTGGTGCTGGTGCACGCCGGCCAGGGCAAGTCGCGCGGCGGCGGCGCCGAGGGCACGTACGCCGTCTGGGCGCACTCGTCGTCGATCGCCGGCGGCTACACGATCCCCGGCACCGACCTCCAGGTCTCGAACTACATCGTGCAGCCGGAGGACGCCGGCGTCGGCGTCTTCGCCCACGAGTTCGGCCACGACCTCGGCCTGCCGGACCTCTACGACACCTCCGGCAACGCCGACTCGGACGTGGACTTCTGGGACCTGATGGCCTCGGGTTCGCACTCCGGCGAGATCTTCCAGGCGCTGCCGACGCACATGGGCCTGTGGGACAAGTGGGTGCTCGGCTGGGCCGACCCGCTGACCCTCGCGCCCGGCGCGGACCCGCGCGACGTGCAGCTCGGCCAGACCTCGCGGACCCCGCGCGGCACCCAGGACGGCATCAAGGTCGACCTGCCGAACAAGGTGATCACGCTGGCCACGCCGCACAGCGGCGCGAACATGTGGTACTCGGGCGCCGACCAGGACTGGGCGGACGTGAAGATCGCCCGGCAGGTGGCCGTCCCGGCGGCGGCCGACGCGAAGTTCTGGATGTGGAACAACTTCGTCATCGAGGCGGACTGGGACTACGGTTTCGTCGAGGTCTCGACCGACGGCGGCGCCACCTGGGCCGAGCAGAAGGTCTACGACTCGACGGGGAAGCTGGTCACCACCGACGACGGCTACGCCGACCCGAACGGCCGGATGGTGGACTTCGGCAACAAGAAGTACGGCCTGACCGGTGACACCCACGGCTGGCGGCACGACTACGTCGACCTGTCGGCCTTCGCCGGGCAGACCGTGCAGATCCGGCTCCGCTACGCCACCGACGAGGCGTTCGTGGAGCGCGGCTGGTTCGCCGACGACTTCTCGGTGACCGGCGGCGGCGCCACCACCTGGAGCGACGACGTCGAGGGTGGGGCCGACGGCTGGACCGCGACCGGCGGCACGTTCGTCGACACCACCGGCGCGGGCTGGCGGATCGACGGCGGCACCTCGGTGCAGGCGCACTACTACCTGGCCGAGTGGCGCAACTTCGACGGCTTCGACAAGGGCCTGAAGTACGGCTACGACACGGTCTACTCGCACGAGGCGTGGAAGGTCGACCGGGTCTCCTACAACGCCCCCGGCATGCTGGTCTGGTACCGGGACACGACCCTCGGCGACGTCAACCACACCACCGCGCAGCTCACGGCGCTGCCGAGCTACGGCGCCAAGGGCGGTCTGCTGATCGTGGACTCGCACTTCGACCCGTACCGCCGCACGGGCGAGGCGGCCGTCAAGGACCCGTCGGTGCTGGACAACCTGCCCAGCCGCCCGCAGTCCGCGAACGCGGCCTTCTCGCTGAACCCCACGTACCCCTTCCGGGAGTGTCTGGAGGCGGCGGACGAGCCGTACAGCGAGTACTGCACCGACTTCGGCGCCCAGCCGGCCGTGCCGGGTTTCACCGACGCCAAGGGCTGGTACCCGGGTATCGAGATCCGTGACGGGGCGGCGTACGCCCGGGACAGCGACGCCTCGGTCGTCATCCCGTCGAAGGGCAACGAGCGGTACACCACCCGGGTCACCAACCCGGACGGTACGCCGGCACCGGCCTACTACGGGGTCACCCTGGGCGGCGGCGCGATCGTGCTGGGCACCGGCAACCCCGGTGACCAGGGTGTGGCGTACGGCGTCACCATCACCATCAAGCGGACCGCGAAGGACAACTCGTACGCCACGGTGCACGTCACCCCCGCGCGGAGCTGA